caagagtaagttgtggattaatatcattaattccacttgaactgaagcggcctctagctaggcattcagctcacttgatctcactgaattattaacttgttaattaatactgaatcgcatttattagacttaacattaaatgcatacttggaccaagagcaTTATTTCGTTCAATCTAAACATTCGCTGCTTATAAAACCTTATATATATTCTCAAAATCtcaaatatatttatatattttctagcacaaatggatgtgctgataccccttgccaaACTGGTTACAACGAAGTTTATATGTTCATCTTTACACTGCCTTAGACCTGCGTTCGATCCTTTATATGtggatctttttttttctttgggcaATTGTTGTTTTATGTTACTATACTTTTTATGGTTTCTTTTTAGTATTTACAGAATCATAATAAACAATACATAATCAGATTGCATATTGCAATATACGGCCATTGTCCCTTCTGAAAAGTCATTGTCATCTTCATCAACCTTCGGTAAAGGGTCCAGCTTTTGCTTCCGTTCAAGCACAAAACATCAACATAGCTAGTTTTCTTCTACACCTTCTTCCAACCATCAATATAGCTAGCTTTTACAACTGAAACTAATTTAGAAAaggtagattaaatttattatttcaattgAGCATTTTATCTAACACCTTATATACATCACAAAGGGAGGTTTATGTAATAAAAATTCTGGCTATCTCATAGCCCAATTTGTAAGATATTAAGGGCAGCTCGAATTGCAATTGATAATAGGTTATATCTAGCATGAATGTCCAGCTATCTTATAGCCAATTCGTAAAATTCAATACTTCTTAGCAGGAATGAGTATGGACCAAAAATGGCAGATTTTTTTTATGAACAACAATGGCCGATTTTTTTTATGAACAACAATGGcagaaaaaggaaagagaagaaGGGAGATGAAGGACCTACAATAATTTTGTTTGGCGCTCTTCAGGTTGGCGCAATATGTGAAAATGCATCCCGCCCAATTCTCACTATTTGGCGCAATATGTAAAAAGGAATCCCGCCCAAATCACTTTTTCATTTGtgtttccctctctttttttagtGGGATTTATGTGTTGTCAATATATTATAGGTGGTGTACAAAATGCtcttgtacactaggtgtacatgtagccTTTTACTTTTTATACAGCCCTAAAGTTTACTGCAACCAATAGGAAATAGGGCAACTAGCATTGCTAGAGAATCAACCAAGAAAGTTACAAAATGACAACTGGGACAAATCACCTGTTGCCACACATGGCTGACAAACGACTAGCAAGGTACATGATCACATGTGCTCAATTCCTACAATTCTAGAGCTGAGTTGGGCTTAATTTCTTGGGCTTCATAGGCCTATGTTCAATAAGCAATAATTACCAAATCCTCCTTCTAAAAACGTTGGTATTTGAAGCGTATTCTAAAATGGAGGTTTAGGCATAATCCGCTCATACAAatatagggatgtcaatggggtgGGCGGATGCagatgtaggtccctccatccccttccccacctaaaattttcatccccatacccgccccatcacccatggcgggtataaaatccatccccatccccgccccaacgggtataaactaaaatccatccccgcccccCACCCAACTGGATATCCACCCCTTTCTTATCCCAACCCCATACCCGTCCCAATACCCGCCTCaattttcttatttagcaaatatttgtcatatatacggagtaatgaaagttaactttagaagaaaaaaaataccttatgactaaagtaacatatatagtaaaaaaaaaaatacccgtCATAACAAaattatccaaaaaaaaaaacttaaaaatctcacctaaattcatattatcTCCTAGATATGCAAATAAATCCACATTTATCCCATCACCCATGGAGTATATGAAGCGGGGAGAGTGGGGATGGGCAGGGCGGGCGGGGATcgggcgggttcaacacaaaatccacacccgccccatcacccatgacgggtacgatttttatacccatTCCCGCCCCATtacccgccaaacctacctccatccccgcctacttggggcggatgcggggcggaTCTCCCACGAAACCCGTCCCACTATCATCCCTATACAAATCTCTATTTACCAAATGTCTCAATTCGTTGATTGACTGGTCAAACCTCTAAATTTATCTGTCAATCCACTAAACGCTCGTCTATCAGCTTGTTACCAAACGCAGCCAAAACCTCCGGTTTCCTACCagatcatcaattcatcatcacCTTCACATCACTCCGTCTACAAGCAATACAGCCGGGTCAAATACCCCATTACTGTCTCTCTATCTCTCCCTCTCCTTCGTTCTTATGAAATTGACGATAACAGATCCAACTCCACATCTctaatcacaaaaaaaaaaatggaggagtaCCCGGAGGAGCTACGAACACCACCAGTACCATTAATAACTCTGGTAGGTTGCCCGGAGCTCCATTCTACGATCTCCGCCCACCTCAACTCCGATAAACCTCCGATCAACACCCTCGCATTGCCGGATTTCGACAAGATTTCCGTCTTCGCTAAACGCAAAGATTCCGCCGATTTGTCTTCTCCGCCAGCCGGCATTCTCAAGCGAGACTGGTTGCTCAAACACCGCACTAAGATCCCCGCTGTCGCCGTCGCTTTATTCTCTTCTGATCATGTTTCCGGCGACCCTGCTCAGTGGCTTCAGCTCTCTACTCTTATTGATCACCTCAAGTATTGTCTCTTTCCTATCTCTCAATTTGTCATTTTTGTTAGTGATTTGATTTGATGAAACCGTAATTTAATTAGAGGAACCTGTTTCATTTGCAACTTTAATTGATGTTGTTAGTTATTCTTAGCTGAATGTCAATTTGATTAGTATTTGAAAGGGTGTTAAAAGAGTAGCACAATTGAAttttgtgattgatgaggtCAGTACTCAGTACAATTAGCCGTTTAATTGTATTGAACTGTTATTCCACAGCTTGAAATGCCATGAGGTGATGACTATACTTACTTTTGCAGCTTTCGAACCTCTAGCTAATTGAAGGACCGAAATGTTAAACCAAAAAATTGGTGGTTTCTTTGAGTATAATTTGATATCTAGATATTAGCAATTGTCACTTAATCGATTATGAACTAGATTTTCAGTGTTGTCAATATGGTCAGCTTCAATTTTAGTTTGTTTTCCCTCTCTTCCCATTTAGCGTTGGTATCAGCTTCGATAGTGGATTGGGAAATAAGTATGAATTAGGAAGTGGAAGCATGCATATCCAGTTGGATGTGTTCTTTAAGTATATATTATCATGGTTGTTATTTCCTTTtggtttaattattaattatagaAAAAATTGCCCAGGTAATCTCTAGTTCGATTGGATTGCTTATTCCGAGATGTGCCATGATAAATAAAGTCTAGGGAAGAGCTAGTTTTGTAAAGGGAGATTATTCACTcacaaacttattttttttaaacacTAGTAGGAAGCTTCATTAAATTAGGACTTTTAAAGGGAAATTGTGTGAGAGGAGGATGAATCAAAAGGTGAAAGTGAACATGAGCAAGAGATGCAAATTCCTAAGAATCCtaactctattttatttattgttcgGTTTGTTACTGTCATCCTATATCGGCAGTTCTTTCAATAGTTTAAATGCATATATAGGAGCACTTCTTTGGTCATGGACgttgttttttttataaaataaaatttcctTACTTTGGTTTATTATCATTGGCAGAGCAGTTATCCGTACGAGGAACACCAAattggttgtggtggtggtgcaaTCATCTCCTGAAGGTAAATGCTTGCTGTTGAGTGGTAGAATTTGAGTCTTGAACGGAATGTGCACTAATTTCTGTAGCTGTACCTCAAACATTCAAACCATGTTCATAGGAAGAATCACATGTTTTTAGTTCATGTGACGGAGGCTCTTAAAGCTGTTTACATCAGGAATCACACAATGTTAGATTTTTTTCATATGTGTGACGATGCCTGCTCAAGAATCATAGCTTCTCACTTTTTTCTCCCTTGAACTGAATATTGATAGTTGCTTTCAAGCCATCTAAATATGAAGTCAAAGGAAGGTGTTTGTTTCTCTCTAATAACTATGTAGATAATGCCATCACAAGTGTTTTTAAGAACAGTAACTTCAAAGAGATGGTTAGAAAGAAGTTCTGTAATCAGTTTAttcatatttttaattaatttatgaaaGAAGAATAGGGTAAGAATGTATTAGTTTATGTTCTCAtaaagaaaagaacaaataaagtAATAGTTTATTGGCTGTGCCCTGAAAGGTGTTGTGCTTGTTTCTTCTGTAATTCTTTTCTAGATAATACAATAGGAGGGAGATGTCAAATTCACTCAAACTTTGTGACTTAAAGTTGTCATGCGTGCTCCATTTTTTAAAAGGGCAGTGAGTTGGTATGTTGATAACTCAGTAGGCATTTCTAGCTACTCTTGCAAAAGAAATGCTACAGGAATCATATGTGGAGCTCATGCCTGCTCTAGCTGTTTGAAGTGTTTTAGTGTACATATTTGGAAACATGGATATCATGGATAATGGAAGTATATCTTGAGTTGTGGAGTATCTTAAGAATGGTTAATTACCTGCTTTCAACCAGATGATATGAATGAAGATCGTATGGCTGCCTTACGCAAACGTGTGGAATTGGATTCCAAGTACATTGTCAACTTTTCTATGAGAGATTCATCTGAAGTGAAGCAGTCCCTTACTAGGCATGAAGTCTTCTGAATTCTTTATATTGGACATCTTTTTTTTATCTTTGTGTGTTACTTTTCTCATATACTACTTATGCAGGTTAGGAAGTGTGTTGGCTGACTTAATACACATATATTACCGGGAAGAAGGAAGGCGTGTTAAAACACGAGTTGAAAAGAGAAATTTCAATTCAGCAGAATTGGGTATCCGTTGTTGCTTTAAGGTGGATTACTTGCTTTACCATTCTGATAAAGGAGATGCATATTCTTATTAGCTATATTCTACTGCTATATGATTTGGAACTTGGATGATCTCTAACATCATATTTTCCTCTTTAAACAACATTTATCTAGCTTTCACTGTCTCTTTTGTTAGTTTGTACTTTGTTCAATGTGAATGAAGAACTTCTTCAGAAAGTGTCAGTGTCATGTGAAGCTAAGACACTACAAGTCTGAACAAATCCGATTGTCTCTGTACATTTTCCTTGTATAATTTGAGGAAAAGAAAGTTACTCATTATAGGGATTTTAGTGAATATGAAAGTGATAATTTTGATCCTAGCCTTGCTTTTATACTGGGTTGAGGTTGACACCCCTTCGGTTTTCAGTTAAGTCAAACTAATATGTTTTTTATTGCATCAAAATGTTTTGTTGGAGTAGGATGTTTTTGCAATGTTAGAGCTTCTGCTAAACGCAGAGAGTCACTGTGAACTTTATCATCCATAAATCTTAAACTTCAGGATTTGCACCAATGTTTATCTAGTTATCATGTTAtgtgttttgcaggttgctgTCTATGCAGAGTTTCGTAGAGATTGGGTTGAAGCGCTAAAGTTTTATGAGGACGCATATCATGCATTGAGGGAGGTATATACATCTATTATCCGCTAGGGTATTCTTGCAATTACTCCAGATTGCTAGCAATTGTTAAATCTATCAAGTAGGTTCTATGAAACAATGTTAGGGAGAGCCACAGAGGGGTACTTTAGGTAGTATCTTTATAAGTTAGTTATGGGTTGCTTGGGGAATAAGTCAGGGAGTTTCTTAGTTGGAATTAGTTATGGGTTCTGTTCAATTTTAGGCTTTTTTTTCAGGTGATGTACTGATGTGTGGTTTGTGGTCAGTCAATTTCAATTTTCAGGCCCGAGGAGCATTTAATTAGAACTAACCTTCCAAGGGCTTTTAAGATTTCAAGTTAGTTTTGGTCGAACTTTTCCACAGATGTGTTAGATCAGGTTGTTTTGAGAGATTTGACTTTTTGTGGGTGCAACAAGGCGGCACATGTGGATGTCGTATTAACCGGACATTATTCCTTGTAGTTATAAATGATATACCCGTCTAAATTTGAGATGACGGAGATAAGACATCATTTTGTTTAAAAGTCGGTCACTCGGTCTTACCACTTCCAGCATATCTCATCTCACCTAAGCACTGATAGAGTTAGCCGAgtataaaaaaaagaatatttgCGGATCAGCAATATAATTATTAACGTTTATCCAACAAACATATTACATTGAAACTTTTAGCTAGGCAACTGAAGAAGGTGAAATAAGGACGACAAAAAACTGGTCGGGAAAGATTGACGAAAGTTGTCTGCATGGATTATGGAGTTGTTTCATGACATGTGGAATTgatttaattctttttttttttttgagaaaagaCACGTGGACTTGGTTATTTTGTTCTTTCTCTgcttttttatataattaatataaaaaaggaagaaaaaagaAGTTATTGTAGCTCAAAATAGTCAAACTATGGAATAGACCAGGTAAATGTGCAAGCTCTGCAATATCTGTTTAGTTCATTTGCTACGAGTTGTTGAGTAACAATATTGAACCAATACAACTTTTTTGTACTCCCTCCttccctaaaagattgccctATTTGACTTTTACGGTCTTCAAGACATGActtaaaacgtaaatatctctaaTTCTACACGcgtaattataaaaagttaattttCCGAATATATATGTtgaaacgaatctaacaagaccccacatgactatattatttctcacaggCTAATGAGAATTCATTGTCAAAGTTCTCAAAGTTTGACCCCAAAAATTGCAATGGGTCgatcttttagggacggagggagtatacaaCTTGTTTATTGTCATAGTTAAATAAATTTCACAGTTCTTGTTCAGATCTATTGAGCTGCAGCTTAGGCTATTCTAGGTACTAGTATAACTTCTCTACCATATATGGCATATTCCTTTTTTGTTATCCTTTTCTTAGAAAATAAATGTCTTTTATGGATCCTTGACAAAATAGGTCTATCTTCTCTACCATATGCAGTGATCTTTGCACAAAAGCTCTGTGACATAACGGCGCACATAATTCCTGAGGAATGTTATGCATGCACTTTTGTAGTTTGTACAAAGTTTTTAGTTGAATGGTGATGCACCTTTCTTTCAAAGTGACCCTTGGTTTAATATACAGATGGTTGGAACATCTACCAGGTTGCCTGCAATACAGCGCTTAGTAGAGATAAAAACCCTTGCAGAACAATTGCATTTCAAGATATCAACTTTGTTATTGCATGGTGGAAAAATTGTAGAAGCAGTTTTATGGTTCCGTCAGCACTGTACTTCTTACAAGAAGCTTGTCGGAGCAGCAGAAGCAACTTTTCTTCACTGGGAATGGCTATGCAGACAGTTTTTGGTCTTTGCCGAACTACTAGAaacaagttcaaaaaacatTCCAGGCTTTCCAGCCCAAGTTTTGGGCGTCAAAGATAAGGCTCTGACTGAGTGGGAACTTCAACCAGCTTATTACTATCAGGTAATTATCTATATTGTTCTGTTGAAAGCTGGTGAAGAGTAGGCTTCAACTTCTATTGAAATTCCATGCTGCTAAACGCTGTGCCTACAAATTGAATAATGCTATATGGATGTTTTTCAAATATTGAACTGCTTCTTtcctttttctgtttttttgggGTGCGCTGTACTCTAAAGAAGGCATGGAAAATTGGAAATGGTGCCACATATTATATGTATACTGTGAAATTTTTCCAACAGCCCACCTGAGCAAATTTATTGTTGCATAGGATCTATGATATTTGGAAACTGTATTTATCGTTCAAAAATCCATCTGTTTGTGCTGCTAACTCAGTTTGTCCTACTTCTGCACCATTTGGTCAAGGAATAGGCACTGTAGGTGTCTGTGATAAACCTTCATGATGATGTGGATTTTTGTTCAAGGTCTTGTTAATATCCCACCATTAGAAGAGTGGGCAAACAAAGAGGATAATTTTAAAGCTTTTGAGAAAAAAGAATCGTTGATTTAACCGGATGCATCTGCATGTTAGTGTACAAAGCAGCACTActtaccaattgaggttggcatgagtggttaagggcctcttgctccttaaccaaggtctcgggttcgagccttgggtatgaaaaaaaatctaaactgggagggatgctgcccatcgaggtacccatgcaaactcccgcgggagattagtccactcgccgaaggcagtgagaactcctcgtagtagaaccaaaaaaaaagcaGCATTACTTTTGTCCTTGGATGATGTATATATGctccaaacaaaatttattctAACCTGGATATCTCCATTACTCCTTCCTGTGATAACTCTTGATTCTTTACCTGCTTttctcttttatgtttttccttTCTGGTATATGAGCTTGCCTTCAGGTCCCCTTTGATCATATCTTATTATCTTCTTGGTATGGCCATGGCTCTTCAGTGAATGCATTTGTAATCATAATGTTAATAACATGATTAGATTCTTGTTGGGCAATAATGGTGGGAACATATATGTTTTTCTTCCTGCTGATCCTAGCATGCTGTTCAACACTTCTTTGAAATATTTCTCAAATGAGCATCTGTAGATTTGTAGCTGATTGTGGTTTTAATATTTATTTCCTCCGGGCAGCTGGCATCTCGCTACTTGATGGAGAAGAGATCTTGCTTGGAACTTGCTCTTTCCTTGTGGGAGGTTTTTGGTGAGAATAATAGTGCTGCTGAAGCAGTTATACCTTCTGGTTATGTTGGGCAGTTTGCACGGTTACTGGAACAAGATCATGAGGAAGTAGCTTTGCAACCGTAAGTTTCAATTGTTGCTGACAGAGTCTTGCATATTTAGATACGGTCCGTCATACTAACTTTGAATCCCTTTATCGTTGATTCTGCATCTGCAGTCTGACAGACGAGGACTTCATTCGCTATTCTATCGCAGAAGGGAAGAGATTTCAGGATTCTTTTGAAATCATTGCTCTTCTGAAAAAGTCCTATGAAGTATATGCCAGCTTAAAAGTTCAAAGGATGGCATCATATTGCAGTTTCCAAATTGCTAAAGAATACTTTTCTCTTGGTGAAATAAAAAATGCAAAACAATATTTTGATTCTGCTGTGAATTTATATAGGCATGAGAGTTGGGCAACCTTGCTGTGGGAAATCTTAGGTTATTTACGTGAGTGTGCAAGTCAAGGTGGTTCTTTGAAAGAATTTGTTGAGTATTCCCTTGAGATGGCTGCATTGCCAGTAACATCTGGAGATTCTAACTATAAAGAATGTGGCCCAGCTGGTCCTCCAAGTTTCCAACAGAGGGAGATAATTCACAAAGAGATTCTTGGACTTGTTACTGGAGAATCAGAGTTTGCATTGAAAGGTGTTGATCAGAATCTTAGGGTAACTAAAGATTCTCCTCTTCATGTTGAAGTTGATCTTGTCAGCCCTCTTAGAGTAGTTCTTCTTGCTTCGGTTGCATTTCATGAGCTAGTAGTCAAGCCAGGGGCACCTACGCAAGTAACGTTGTCGCTTCTATCGCAACTGCCTCTCCCTTTTGAGATTGATTCATTAGATGTCCAATTCAATCAGTCAGAATGTAATTTTTCCATCCAGAACTCTCAAAAAGTTCCGTCACCTGCTAATTTTACCAATCAAGTGGGTTATCGAGTAGAGACAGCTCCAGATTTGGCACTTTCCACAAATAAATGGCTGAGGCTGACTTATGATGTTAAATCTGGTAAGTACTGCAGCATGTTTGCTtgtaattcattttattttccaCTTTGTGGTCAACTGGTCGTGTAATTGATCTAAAAACCCATCTTGATGCGGAAATGGGGGAAGTTAAAGGACAAGAGTGATCATATGATATAAAGAATGCATAAAACTCAGGATGTAAAAGGAAATACAAGTCAGTGTAAACACTTGAATCAGTATAATTGGAAAACTAGCAGGGCACATGTTGAAGTTCTCCCTCTATCACTATTTTTTTTATAGggacttttttttattaagaaaaagagAGAGCAGGAGGACAAAGGTGTCCTCATAAGGGTTCACCCCCCCTGTCACATTAACGGTTCTAGAAGGGTTATGAGGCATAGGAGGGATTCCAATTTCATACTTCGTATgtattaaataattttaactcTCAGTGAATTAAACGTCCAAATTCTTCGCACATTTTCTTCCGTGGTCCATGCTACTTGAAAAATTCTCACTGGCTAAGTTTGTCGAAGTGTATCCGTGTTAGGAAATTATGAGTAACCAATGCACATGCTTAATTTTTATTGATGGGGCTAAAGAATTCGTACATTCGTgcccgcaatttcaatttcaccaGGTTTTGCACATAATTTCCCTGTCCAAAATTGGTTTAGAATATTCCTTCCATCGTGTATAACCTCTTTGTTTTGTACAGATCGAAGTGGAAAGCTTGAATGCATGTCCATCATTGTAAGAATTGGATCCCATTTCACTATCTGTTGTAGAGCTGAAAGTCCTGCCTCCATGGATgatcttccgctttggaaatttGAGGAGCGGCTAGAGAGTTTCCCAACCAAAGATCCTGCTCTAGCGTTCTCTGGTCAAAAGGCAATTCAAGTTGAAGAACCTGATGCTCAAGTTGATCTGAGTGTGGATGCCGTAGGTCCTGCGTTGATTGGTGAAAACTTCATTGTTCCGGTTACTATTTCCTCAAAGGGTCACTCTGTTTACTCTGGTGAGTTGAAAATAAACCTGGTAGACACCAGAGGGGGTGGACTGGTAAGTCCAAGGGAAATTGAGCCACATGCAACTGAAAGTCATCATGTTGAGCTTCTTGGAGTTTCTGGACCAGATGATGAAAGTTCTCTTACAACCTCTGACAACATTAGAAATATTCAGCACTCATTTGGATTGGTATCCGTTCCATTTCTAAGTAAAGGAGAGTCTTGGTCCTGTAAACTAGAAATAAAGTGGCACAGGCCGAAGCCGATCATGTTGTTTGTTTCGTTGAGCTATTCATCTCAGGGTCATGATGTTATTAATATGCAAAAAATCCATGTTCATAAGAGCTTGCAGATTGAAGGGCAGAATCCTGTTTTGATTAGCCATCATATGATGCTGCCATTTCGACGTGATGCGTT
This genomic stretch from Spinacia oleracea cultivar Varoflay chromosome 3, BTI_SOV_V1, whole genome shotgun sequence harbors:
- the LOC110794158 gene encoding uncharacterized protein; translation: MEEYPEELRTPPVPLITLVGCPELHSTISAHLNSDKPPINTLALPDFDKISVFAKRKDSADLSSPPAGILKRDWLLKHRTKIPAVAVALFSSDHVSGDPAQWLQLSTLIDHLKAVIRTRNTKLVVVVVQSSPEDDMNEDRMAALRKRVELDSKYIVNFSMRDSSEVKQSLTRLGSVLADLIHIYYREEGRRVKTRVEKRNFNSAELGIRCCFKVAVYAEFRRDWVEALKFYEDAYHALREMVGTSTRLPAIQRLVEIKTLAEQLHFKISTLLLHGGKIVEAVLWFRQHCTSYKKLVGAAEATFLHWEWLCRQFLVFAELLETSSKNIPGFPAQVLGVKDKALTEWELQPAYYYQLASRYLMEKRSCLELALSLWEVFGENNSAAEAVIPSGYVGQFARLLEQDHEEVALQPLTDEDFIRYSIAEGKRFQDSFEIIALLKKSYEVYASLKVQRMASYCSFQIAKEYFSLGEIKNAKQYFDSAVNLYRHESWATLLWEILGYLRECASQGGSLKEFVEYSLEMAALPVTSGDSNYKECGPAGPPSFQQREIIHKEILGLVTGESEFALKGVDQNLRVTKDSPLHVEVDLVSPLRVVLLASVAFHELVVKPGAPTQVTLSLLSQLPLPFEIDSLDVQFNQSECNFSIQNSQKVPSPANFTNQVGYRVETAPDLALSTNKWLRLTYDVKSDRSGKLECMSIIVRIGSHFTICCRAESPASMDDLPLWKFEERLESFPTKDPALAFSGQKAIQVEEPDAQVDLSVDAVGPALIGENFIVPVTISSKGHSVYSGELKINLVDTRGGGLVSPREIEPHATESHHVELLGVSGPDDESSLTTSDNIRNIQHSFGLVSVPFLSKGESWSCKLEIKWHRPKPIMLFVSLSYSSQGHDVINMQKIHVHKSLQIEGQNPVLISHHMMLPFRRDALLLSRVKPVEDAEKLSTLPLNETSILIVSAKNCTEVPLRVLSMTIEIDDSTLENSCTVHPASNQSSMDAALPNIVVPGEEYKKVFSVIPVANNTSNTRIGTVCLRWMRDTGLLKQGISGVLTKHKLPDVEVEQSPLIVSLKCPPHAVLGDPFTFFIIVQNHTELLQEIKYSLLDSQSFVSSGSHNDMIFVLPKSEHVLSYKLVPLASGAQQLPRVTVTSSRYSASFQPSVAASTIFVFPVKPQFEMNAVENSAEPMMLAAG